A window of Adhaeribacter arboris genomic DNA:
CGGGTAAAACCTGCGAATCATCAAATTTAGGTTCACCCTGCATCAGGCGCTGTTCCCAGGTTACAAAGTTTAAATCGCGATTATTTAAAACCAGAACAATTAGCTGCGGATTTTTCCATTGCCGCCAGTATTTTTGAATGGTAAGCAGTTCATCGTTGCCGCCCATCTGCATCGCCCCATCGCCCACAAAAGCGAATACGGCCCGTTCCGGGTGGGCAAACTTAGCTGCTATGGCGTACGGAACCGCGCAACCCATGGTAGCCAGGGTACCCGAAACCGAAAATTGCATGCCTTCCCGAATGCGGATGTGCTGAGCCGTCCAGCTGGAAGAAGAACCGGAATCGGAAGTAAGAATGCAATTATCGGGTAAGCGGGGCGACAACTCCTGAAACAGCAAACGCGGATTTACCGGATTCGCGGCGTGGGTGGCATATTCCTGCACGAGTTTATCCCAGTCTTTTATTTGTTGCTCTATATCTTGCTGCCAGGTCCGGTCGGTTTTTTTATCTAAAAGCGGGAGCAAGGCCCGCAAGGTTTCGGCGCTATCACCGGTCAGGTTCACCTCCATGGGGTAGCGAATACTTTGCATGCGACCATCCAATTCAATTTGAATGCCGCGGGCTTTACCTTCCTGGGGTAAAAATTCGGCGTACGGAAAACTGGAACCTATCATTAATAAGGTGTCGCAGTTCTGCATCATGTAATGCGAAGCATTGGTCCCGAATAAACCAATGGCGCCGGTTACGTACGGTAAATCGTCGGGTAAAGCAGCTTTCCCGAGAAAGGCTTTGGCTACTCCGGCGCCGGTTGCTTCTGCCAGCTGTTTTACTTCTTCGGCCGCGTGAAGGGCGCCGGAACCCACCAAAATAGCAACCTTTTTACCGGCGTTTATAATTTCGGCGGCGCGAAACAAATCATTTTCCTGCGGTATAACCCGGGGAGCGGAGAAGCCTACTCCCGAATGAATGGTTTGGTGCTCGTGCGGCGGATTTTCGTATTCTTCCGTTTGCAAATCATTCGGAACAATAATACAGGTAACGGTTCTTTGGGATAAGGCGATCCGGAAAGCCCGGTCAATCAAGTGCCGGATTTGGGCCGGGTCAACGGCCATTTGGAGGTACTCGGAAGCTACATCCTTAAATAAAGACATTAAATCTATTTCCTGCTGGCTACTGCCGCCTAAGGATTTTAAAGCTTTTTGCCCGACAATGGCTACTACCGGCTGATGATCTAATTTTGCGTCGTACAAACCATTGAGTAAGTGAATAGCGCCCGGTCCGGAAGTAGCCAGGCAAACGCCGACTTGTTTCGTAAATTTAGCGTGGGCGCAGGCCATTAAGGAAGCCATTTCTTCGTGGCGTACCTGCACAAATTCCATAGTGTCGGAAGCCCGGTTCAAAGCTCCCATTATGCCGTTAATGCCGTCGCCGGGGTAACCGAAAATTCGATTCACTCCCCAAGCCTGCAGGCGTTTAATCAAAAAATCACTTACATTTTCTTTCATGGCTTGTTTCCGGTTTTAAGGGTTACAAACGTAAATGAGAACGCAGGGATGAAGAATTTACAAATTATTTGTAGTATTTTTTACCCGATTGGCCTTTGTTTCCCGGACGGCTTTTATTTTCAAGATTTTTAATAGAAACGGCTGGTATCGTACGCTAAATAGTAAATCAAAAAGCCGGTATTTAAATATTAGTGCTGGGATACTTGGAGGGCAACCTAAAGAAACCTGCTTATTCCGTTAATTAAGCTTGTATTTTCTTATAATAAATTTCCTGTCTTTAACGGAACCCAATTTATACATCCCAGAAACAGAATATTTTAAATGGGTTAACAGAAATAAATCTGCTAGCAGCTAAAAAAATGATTTTATTTAAGTATGTTAGAGTTTTATATCTTAACCCCATTAAAAATGAGTAATTACACAGGAACAGTAAAGTTTTTTAACAGAGAAAAAGGCTTCGGATTTATTAAAGTAGACGGTTCGAGCGAAGATTTATTTGTGCACCAAACCGGTCTTATTGATACTATTTCAGAAAACGACCACGTAGAGTTTGACCAGGAAAAAGGAAAAAAAGGAATGAATGCCGTTAATGTAAGACGGGCTTAATTCATTGCATATTAGTAAAGTATGTCTCAAACGGGACATACTTTTTTTATTTCTTCCATTTAAATAGTGATGGACTTCGTTCCATTATACTTAGTCAGAGTTCTTTTGAAGCGGCCAAGTAGTTCCCGCCCGCCGAAAGTTGTTTACTGCCAAGTTGTAAGCGTTCTAATTTATTCCCCTTTATATACCTTTTCCGCAACTATCTTCAAGCTAAATTGCCCTGTGGGATTTTGCAAATTATGCCGTAGCAAAGCAGTGGGTCTGCCTGCGGCTACTAACCAAATTACCTTCCTAAGAGGGGTACTAATAGAGACCACATTTCCGGATTGCACCTAAACGAGGAACCCGAAAATTATTCTTTAGTTTGTTTATCGCCTGAATAACCGCATCGTCGCGCTGACTAAATCCTGCTTGTTACTGACGTATATTTTAAGTATGCTGCTCGTTATTTCTAATGGTATTGTAATCTTTCAGTTAAGGAATTTGCTGGCAGGCAAACGCAAGTAATTAGTTGTTTTAAACTGGCAATTAATAAATTTAACTTACTTTTAATCCGTTTTAAGTTTCCGGAAAGACAAAAGAGTGTATGGGCTTTTTTAATTTTTTATCCCAAGATATTGCCATCGATTTAGGTACTGCCAATATTCTGATAATGTATGATAATAAAGTGGTACTGGATGAACCGGCCATTATTGCTTTTAATCGTACTACCATGGAAGTGCTGGCCGTAGGACACAAAGCCATGCGCATGGAAGGCAAAACGCACGAGAATATTCGTACGGTGCGGCCATTAATGGACGGCGTAATTGCGGATTTTAATGCGGCGGAGCACTTAATTCGGGGTCTTATTAAAATGATAAACTTGCGTTCCGGTTGGTTTACGCCTTCCTTGCGCATGGTAGTTTGCATTCCGGCCGGCATTACGGAGGTAGAGAAAAGGGCCATTCGGGATTCGGCGCAAACGGCCGGGGCCAAAGAAGTTTACTTGATTCACGAGCCCATGGCCGCTGCCCTGGGCATTGGCATTGACGTAGAAGAACCCGTAGGAAACATGATTATTGACATTGGCGGCGGCACTACCGAAATTGCCGTTATTGCCATGAGTGGCATTGTTTGCGAACAATCCATTAAAGTTGCCGGACAAACCTTAGATGCCGAAATAGTGCAGTATATGCGGCAACAGCACAATTTAATGATTGGGCTCCGGACCGCCGAAAATATAAAAATTGAGGTGGGTTCCGCCTTACCTGATTTAGATGATCCACCGGAGGATTATGCCGTATTAGGCCGCGACCTGATGAGCGGCATCCCGAAAGAAATTAAGGTAAGTTATTCAGAAATTGCCACTTGTCTGGATAAATCCGTGGCCAGAATGGAAGAAGCCGTCATGAAAGCCCTGGAAATAACCCCGCCCGAACTTGCCAGTGATATTTATCAGAACGGAATTTATCTGACCGGCGGGGGGGCCTTACTACGGGGCCTGGACAAACGCATATCCGCCATCTCGAAGCTCCCGGTGCACATTGCCGAGGATTCATTACGGGCCGTAGCCCGAGGCACGGGTATTGCTTTGCAAAATATTGGTAGGTTTAATTTTTTAATGCGGTAAATCAATGAGTGGTTAGCTGAATTAATATTAATTCTTATCCTTATTTAGGTAGTTTATACCCAATAAAAGGAATAAGATGTATTGGTAACGAGCAATAGCAAGTGCAATCAGACAGCCGTTTGGCGATGGAGGCCTTCTAAGGTTCGGGTGCTTTAGCATTCCGAGGCAGGAGAAAAAGGTAGCAGCCGCCTCTCCTCCCCTGTTGTTAGGGGAGGTGCCGAAGGCGGAGGGGTCAAACGAGGCCCGCCGGCCACAAGGCAAACACGGACGTTTGAAACCGCATCCGCACCGTAATCTGGAGACTGGAAAAGGCTACAAAAATCAACTGCCTCGAGTACGTCTTTCCTAATTCGATCTAAAATTAGTTATCTCAATTTAAATAATTAGATAAAATTTTTTAAACTTAATTCTTCGTACCCAGTGAGTTAAAATATTTTAGGAAACGGCCAATTTTGATAAAGTCCTTCTTTAAAGGTAAGACGGATAAGTTCTACTAGTAAAATTTGGAATGGTGCGAGCATCCACGCTCGTGTTGGTCATCGTCCGTCCTCCCGGAATTACTTCGGAATTTGCAACTGGTCAGTAGGTACAGGCTGATGAATGCAGTATAAATAGGCTTTTGGGTTCGCCCGGCCGGAGGCCTCCTGAATAATCTTCCCGAGCGAAGACGCTCGCGAAAGCAGGAATTTATTAGAACGTAACAGCTCTACCCCTCTGGAGAAGTTACCGAGTTTTTTATTTAGCCCGTTCCATTTTTACTTTTATATTTTTAAGCTTTGCGTTTTGTAAAGATTGCATTAAACGATCCGCTTTATCCCGGCTTACTGCCGCAAATGCAGCGTGTTCTTGTAAGTCAATTAAACCCAATTCATTTTTTTGTAATACTTTATTCTGCAACAGAAACCCGACTACATCGCCTTTACTGATTTTGTCTTTTTTGCCGGCACTAATGTAAATGGTTTCCCAAGGACTAGGAGGCGGTAAAATAATGTTTGTCGGCAAGCTTTCAACTGGGAGCGACAGAGGTAGGTAAGTTGGCTTCTCGCCGGGTTGGAGCAATACGTAAGCGGTCCCTTTGGCTTGCATGCGAGCCGTTCGGCCATTGCGGTGTAAATAAGTTTCGGCGTTAGGGATTTCGTAATGCACCACGTTCTCAATTTCGGGAATATCCAGACCGCGGGCGGCTAAATCGGTGCTGAGGAGCAACTGGTAGGTACCGTTCCGGAATTTAAGTAAGGCCCGTTCCCGGTCGGGTTGCTCCAGACCACCGTGGAAAATACCGTGCGCCAACTGTTTTTGGGTAAGGAAAGTACTTAGTTCTTCTACCGCGTCGCGTTGATTACAAAAAACCAAAGTAGGTTTATTCCCGATTTTACACAGCAACCGGAATAGAGTAGTGGCTTTATTTGTATCATTTACCAGCACGGCTTTTACCTCTAAATCGGGAGCAATAAGCGTATCTTGCAAAAAGTTTAGAGTAACCGGATTTTTCAACCCCACAAAAGCGGGTATTTGCGTTAAAGAAGTAGCCGAAGTTAAAAGTTTTTTTTGCAAGGCAGGTAACTGGCCAATAATAAATTGCATATCAGCTTCGAAACCATATTCCAGGGATTTATCAAATTCATCCAGCACCAGGGTATGTATGGTGGCTCCATCTATATTTTGTTCCCGGAAATGAAAAGCCAGGCGCCCCGGCGTACCGATTAATACCGCCGGCGGATGAACTAAATTGTTCTTTTCCGGGCGGGTAGCTTGGCCGCCGTAAAAACATCTTACCTGATAACCGGTACTCATTTGCCGGAATACCTGCTCAATTTGTAAACCTAATTCCCGGGTAGGCACCAACACCAGGGCCTGTATACCGGAAGTATTGGATTGGAGTTGCTGTAATGTGGGTAGTAAGAAGCCCAGGGTTTTGCCAGAACCGGTTGGAGCTAATAATACAAGGTCTTGCTTTTGGGCAGCTTCCAAGGCTGCCTCTTGCATGGAATTTAATTGGGTAATTTTAAGGTTCTCAAGCGCTCGTTCCTGCATTCATTTTATTTTTAAAGGTTAAAGGTACAGGATTTTGGGTTAGCTTTATTCCGAATAGTTGGTTGTTGGGAAAAGGAAAATTTAATGAACGCAGAATAGGACGCACTATTTGAAATTCAAACCTTAAAGAAGCTGTTCAAACGCGCGTAAAACTTCCGGATTCATAACTATTTTTGGTTCAGTTGTAAGAAATAAGCTGGCTGATTATAATTTTACGTGCGCGTACGCTGAGATTACCTGGGGCCTCATTGCAGTTTAGTAGTATTCTCTGTAG
This region includes:
- a CDS encoding thiamine pyrophosphate-requiring protein produces the protein MKENVSDFLIKRLQAWGVNRIFGYPGDGINGIMGALNRASDTMEFVQVRHEEMASLMACAHAKFTKQVGVCLATSGPGAIHLLNGLYDAKLDHQPVVAIVGQKALKSLGGSSQQEIDLMSLFKDVASEYLQMAVDPAQIRHLIDRAFRIALSQRTVTCIIVPNDLQTEEYENPPHEHQTIHSGVGFSAPRVIPQENDLFRAAEIINAGKKVAILVGSGALHAAEEVKQLAEATGAGVAKAFLGKAALPDDLPYVTGAIGLFGTNASHYMMQNCDTLLMIGSSFPYAEFLPQEGKARGIQIELDGRMQSIRYPMEVNLTGDSAETLRALLPLLDKKTDRTWQQDIEQQIKDWDKLVQEYATHAANPVNPRLLFQELSPRLPDNCILTSDSGSSSSWTAQHIRIREGMQFSVSGTLATMGCAVPYAIAAKFAHPERAVFAFVGDGAMQMGGNDELLTIQKYWRQWKNPQLIVLVLNNRDLNFVTWEQRLMQGEPKFDDSQVLPDFNYAQYAENIGLIGIRVERPDQVIPAWEKALQANRPVVIDALTDPEILVFTPQVATQFASELAQAITKGDTAAQEHLEDPLREAVQEEIQKEKE
- a CDS encoding cold-shock protein, producing the protein MSNYTGTVKFFNREKGFGFIKVDGSSEDLFVHQTGLIDTISENDHVEFDQEKGKKGMNAVNVRRA
- a CDS encoding DEAD/DEAH box helicase gives rise to the protein MQERALENLKITQLNSMQEAALEAAQKQDLVLLAPTGSGKTLGFLLPTLQQLQSNTSGIQALVLVPTRELGLQIEQVFRQMSTGYQVRCFYGGQATRPEKNNLVHPPAVLIGTPGRLAFHFREQNIDGATIHTLVLDEFDKSLEYGFEADMQFIIGQLPALQKKLLTSATSLTQIPAFVGLKNPVTLNFLQDTLIAPDLEVKAVLVNDTNKATTLFRLLCKIGNKPTLVFCNQRDAVEELSTFLTQKQLAHGIFHGGLEQPDRERALLKFRNGTYQLLLSTDLAARGLDIPEIENVVHYEIPNAETYLHRNGRTARMQAKGTAYVLLQPGEKPTYLPLSLPVESLPTNIILPPPSPWETIYISAGKKDKISKGDVVGFLLQNKVLQKNELGLIDLQEHAAFAAVSRDKADRLMQSLQNAKLKNIKVKMERAK
- a CDS encoding rod shape-determining protein codes for the protein MGFFNFLSQDIAIDLGTANILIMYDNKVVLDEPAIIAFNRTTMEVLAVGHKAMRMEGKTHENIRTVRPLMDGVIADFNAAEHLIRGLIKMINLRSGWFTPSLRMVVCIPAGITEVEKRAIRDSAQTAGAKEVYLIHEPMAAALGIGIDVEEPVGNMIIDIGGGTTEIAVIAMSGIVCEQSIKVAGQTLDAEIVQYMRQQHNLMIGLRTAENIKIEVGSALPDLDDPPEDYAVLGRDLMSGIPKEIKVSYSEIATCLDKSVARMEEAVMKALEITPPELASDIYQNGIYLTGGGALLRGLDKRISAISKLPVHIAEDSLRAVARGTGIALQNIGRFNFLMR